The Candidatus Cloacimonadota bacterium region TTACGGTTACAGCGTCGTGTTTACTGGTATAGCTCGGTTCTTCTAAAGAAACAGTATTAACTGCTTGTTTGCTGATTTTATTTATAGCTTTCTTATCGAGGTCTGTCATTTCAGAAATTTCTTCGATCGTTGCTTTCTCTCCGGTTTCACTGAAAACTTTCTCTTTAGCTATTTTTATTTTATTGGCAATGTTTGCTTTTCCCAACGGCATTCGGATCACATTTGTCTTTTCAGCGAGAGCAAAAAGGATTCTCTGTTTTATCCACCAAACAGCATAAGAAATAAGTTTGTTGTCTTTTTCAGGCTCAAATTTTTCGATTGCTTTGATCAATCCCATATTTCCTTCGCTGATTAATTCTGCTAATGTTAATCCACGGTTTTGATAACGAGCTGCAATTTTGACCACAAATTTCAAATTGGACTGCACCAGTTTGTTGATTGCTTCTTTATCCCCTTTTTTTGCTCGTTGTGCTATCTTATTTTCCTCTTCCCTGGACAAAGTCTTGATCTTGGAAATCTGGTTCAAATAACTTTGCAAGGCTTTATCTTCAAAAACATTTTCTGCCATTAATGATTCCT contains the following coding sequences:
- a CDS encoding RNA polymerase sigma factor RpoD/SigA, coding for MAENVFEDKALQSYLNQISKIKTLSREEENKIAQRAKKGDKEAINKLVQSNLKFVVKIAARYQNRGLTLAELISEGNMGLIKAIEKFEPEKDNKLISYAVWWIKQRILFALAEKTNVIRMPLGKANIANKIKIAKEKVFSETGEKATIEEISEMTDLDKKAINKISKQAVNTVSLEEPSYTSKHDAVTVTEFLEDMDTLDPKTLYYRDKVKERINNSIRKLPSRDALIVKEYFGLDSGKGKNFAQIGEELGLSRERVRQIQKKALQKIMQEAYKEAEKDIDYLI